CGCAGAGGCCCAGACCTGGACGCGGGAGCCTGGACCCGGAGGCTCCAATGCTGATGCCCGCACCAGAATGCGGGGGCCTGGACATGGGAGCCAGGAGGTGGTGGCCCCAACGCGGAGGCCCAGACCCGGATGTGGAGGCCCAGACTGGGAGCCTGGATGGGGAGGCCCCGACACTGAGGCCCACACCCAGACGCGGAGGCCTGGACGCAGTATCCGGGTCGGGGAGGCCCCAACATGGAGGCCCGGACCCGGACACAGAGGCCCCAACGCAGGAGGCTGGACGGGGAGGCCCAGAAGTGGAGGCCCAGACCCGGACACAGAGGCCGGGACTGGGAGCCCGGACCCGGAGGCCCAGATGCGGGAGCCTAGATGGGGAGGCCCTGATGCGGAGACCCCAATGTGGAGGCCTGGACCCGGACCTGGGAGCCTGAACCTGGAGGCCCCGAAGCTGAGGCCCACACCTGGATGCGTAGGCCCGGACTGGGAGCCCGGACCTGGAGGCCCAGACACGGGAGCCTGGACGGGGAGGCCCCCACGCGGAGGCCCAGACCTGGACAGAGGCCTGGACTGGGAGCCCGGACCTGGAGGCCCAGACACGGGAGCCTGGACGGGGAGGCCCCCATGTGGAGGCCCAGACCTGGACACAGAAGCCTGGACTGGGAGCCCGGACGCGGGAGCCGGTACATGAGCCCGAAGCTCGGCAGCGAGGAGGGGGCGACGGAGAAGCCGCTGCCGCAGGGCCTCCACGGCCCCGTGTGTGCACGAGTGCGGGGGAAGCCATAGGGACTGCACTGACCCTGGTCACTGCGTTTTGCGCAGCCTCGGCCTTGACCCCGGGGGCGTCCATGGCGCCGAGTGCCTGCCCCGTCCACCCACCGGGAGCCCGTGTCGCGGTGCAGGGCTGGCTGCGGAGCAGGGACCGCCTTCTGCCCGGGGCACCCCAGGGATGCTTGCCTGCGTGGCCTGTCCACACCTCGTGGCACACACGCCCCAATGCGCCCGCGTGCCTGCTGCAGGTGTGCGCCCTCGGCCGCGCTGGTGGCTTATGGGGACCTGTTCGAGTTCCCTTGGGGTGTGCTGAGCCCCGGGGAAAGGCTTCCGCCCTCAGGAAGCCCCAGGCCGCGGGGGCTCAGCAGGTGCCCCCCACTGCCGGGCCTGGGAGCCTTAACTCCCATCACCCAGGTTAGGGAAGAAGAGGCAGAGCCGGGTTTCGGGCCGATTCGTGACAATGGCATCGGCCGAATCTCGAGGAGGAGGGAGGCGAGGTGGTGGTTTCTGCCCGGagacgaggaggaggaggtgcaCCGCGGGTACAGAGTTCCTGGGGGCGTTGCCGCCCGCCGGGGCCTTGAAGGACGATCCACTAGCGGGGGGCAGTCTGGGTGCTTTCCTGCAAGCGCAGGGGGCTCCGCGAGCCCCACTTGCCCTTGAGGACAATCTGACCACCGAGTCAAGTGGCCAGGGACGCCCTGAAAAAGCATCGTGGAAACAATTCAcgtatttttttccagaaaataaagactCGCCTCTGCGGGGATGTAGGCCCTGCCGCACAAGCTCCCGTGTCAGCtggccttgggggggggggttgggcgCGGCCGGGTGGTGACATCCTGCCATCTCCCCTACACTGCAGCTGGAGGGCACCGGAGACCAGGGACCCGGTCATCCCCATCGACCAAACAGCGTGGACGTGGACGTGCTGCTGGAAACACGGCTGCAAGACTCTCCGAGTTCCTTCGTCTCCCCGAGTTCTAATTGCCGTCGTCGGGGTCTGTGGAAGCGGTGGACGGTGCGGACAAGAAGGCACGTAGAGGCTAAACTTTTGTCACCGCGCGTGTTTTGTGCAGCAGGTTTGTCTCTGTAGGGGACGTGGTCTCCTCGGTCCTACCCACCCGTAGCAGGTGGCCCGCGCGGGGCCACTCGCTCTTCTCTTCTAAAGGAGCTGGGAAGCGTGCAAGGGGCGGGAAGAGAACGAGTGATTGGCTCTCACTGCAGGGGGCCACGCAGGCAGGCGGCCCTGGACGGCATGGAGGCGCCCCGACAGCGCGTCTGTTTTGTCTTAATCCTGCAGTAGGGCCGTGACCCGAGTGGAGCGGCGCGCGTAGAGGTTTGGGGCTGACGGTTTCACCGTCTGCTCTCACCATCGCCTCTACTCCTTGTTCCTCATCTTCCTTCATCTCCCCGCCACTGCGCAGGAGCACTGGAGAGGACTGCGGCCcggcccggagaagcaggaacctcGGCCACAGCGGCGCCGCCCGGACGGCCCGAGGCCCGGTCGCGCTTTCCAAGGCCCAGCTCGCCGGAGGGGAGGGGCGCGTCTGCCCTGGGTCCCCGGTGGGCGCCCGGGGTCGGAACGTCCCACCCGCAGTCGCCTGCGCCTGCCGAGCGTGGGGTCAGGGGTGCTCAGCACCGACGAGCAACCGCGCACCTCAGCTGATATCACACAACGGGGGTGGTTAAGGCCGCAGGGTGGTGATGGCGACCTGAGGTCCTACTGCACCTGGAGGGTCTCCCGGAAAGGGACTAGCCTCCTCGTGCACGCGCACACAGCAAGGACAGCTCggggcgtttttttttttttttaatattttatttattcatgagacacagagagaggcagagacacaggcagagggagcagcaggctccctgcagggactcaagcccaggacccggggtcacgccctgggccacaggcaggggcCCCAGGACCCTAACCTCCATCCGTCCCCACTGGGCCAGCACCTGCAGCCACCTGAGTGGGGCAGCCTGTGCCCTGGTGCTACTTTGGAGGAGGTCGCCCAGAGGACGTGACTGCAGGTGCACCCACAGCGAGACCTGGGCAAATgcaggctccccccgcccccacctgtcCTCGGAGGGTAGGGTTTTGTCACACCTTCCCATGGTAGGAGCCGTCTCAAGGACGCGGCCCCAAAGGGTGCTGTTGCTTACGGCCTCTGTATGACCTTTAAGGTTCTGCGGACAGGTGTGGGGATCTTGCCCAAGACAAGCCTCGTCGGTTAGGTTCCTGCGTGTTCGGcctgcacctgccacctgccacctgccaccggGCGGCCTGCCTCCTCCCCCGTCCTTGCTGTCCCTGTGGGGCGGGGCTGTTCAGGGTTGACCTGGGAAGCTCCCAGAGCTGGGAACCACCACCCTGGCCTGCAGCCTCTCACTTGGCACCCCCAAGCCCCTTGGTCCTGGTTCCGTCCCTTTGCAATTTTGTATCACTCATTCCTCGTTTCTTTGTTTACGGGCCATTACACACTCATTAGAGGCCACTCGTGGGCTCCCAGTAAGGTGGGCTGGGCGCCCAGGTAcgggcagggagcccaaggaaGTGAGGTGGGGGGACTGGGGTTAGCCTGGAGGAGGACGAAACCAGcctggcccagagaggggagcGGGGACAGGCCCggcctggggaggggagcagggacagGCCCAAAGCTTGAGGACAGAGTGGGGCCAGCCCTCAGAAGGGCCCCCTCCGTGTGCTGCTAAGGACTTTGAGCTTGGGGGTCCGTGGGGGGCTCGCAGCACGAGGGTGTTTCAGAAAGCTGTGTGGCCCGTGGGTGACACAGGCCGGGCAGGGCCTCGGGCAGCACCTTCTTGTTCACTGAGGCGAgctgaggggggcggggggcctgccCATGCACAGGTCTGTGGGGTCCCGGCGAGCCCGGATCCGGGCGGAGGGTGGGACCTGAGAGGCCGGGGTGGGTTCCCAGCACTGGCCCGAGCGGTGGCCTGCGAGCGACCCAGGACATGGGGGGGAGGTGTAGGAGCTCGAGCTCCAGCCGGGGTGTCCTCTGGGCTAGAACCAGACCCGTGGGACGCCGTGACACGTCCACATGCGCCTTCAAGACGTGTGCTCCGCTCGTCACCTGTGACCACCTTCAGTCCATTAGGAATCAGGCACTAACGCTGGCGACCCCGTGGCAGGGCTGGTGGGCGAGGTGGCCTGGGTCATGGGGACCCTGTGGCCCGCGCGCGAGTGGGCCCAGCTGGGCGTTCAGCGTGCACCAGGGGGTGTTCGTGGGGACCGGAAGCTGCTCGGGACGTGTGTTCCATGAAGCAACCGAGGAACCGTGAGGCACGTGTACCCTGCGCCGGGGCGGTGGCCCTGCTGCGGCGGGTTCCCCGGGAGGCCCCGGCCCCTGCTGGTCTCCAGCACCTAGAGGCAGCGCGCTCCGCGGAGGAGGCTGGCCCGGAGGGGACCGAGGGACCGGATTCCCCATCCGCCCTGCGGGCAGGATAAGCCGCCCACTCGCTCACATCATCGGGGCCCAGGGTGCTCTGACAACGTAAGAGGACGCCTCCTTGTGAGCGATGGGACGTGCGGTATGGAGGGCGACAAGCCCGACGCAGCTGCAGCCGTGTGCCCTCAAGAGGAAGTGTCGCACGTAGAGAGGCAAACGGGGAGGGAGCCGCGCGGCAAGGTGGCAGGTGGCGGGCGTCAGTGGGGGGGTGGCCGCCGTTCCTTGCActtttctttcaactttcttGTGGGTTTGAaaattgtcaaaagaaaaaacaaatgtgttttagAAGACCGAGAAAATAGGAAATCGAGAAAGttcttatagtttttgtttttaagaagagcatcccctccttcctccttttcctcaagACTGTGACCTTCAGTGATTCGTTCCTTCCATCAAGTCCTGCCGGACTTAAAATCACTGGGGCAACCCCGAGTGTGGGAATGCAAGGACGGCTGGCGTGGTGCCGCGGCGGGACGGCGCTGCCTTTGCCTCCAGAGAACCGGAgctcttctatttatttacttatgtatttatttacttatttatttaattttatattttattttattttacttattttttttgagCTCTTCTTTAATTCGGTCTTCTGTCAAGCAAGAGCCGAGGTGCCAGGTCCCAATTCTGGGCACTGGGTCCTTGTCCTGCGTGCAGCGTCCTAGGAGAGGCACCGTGAGTGACACGACAACGAACAGCGGTATGAGGTATGATTTCTGCCTTCAAAGGGCTTAAACTCTAACACGCGCAGGTCGACTCAGCAGACACGTTTTTAAGCGACGGTAATGAGCTAAGCAGAAGCCGGGATCCGGGCTGCAGTTACTGTTATTAGTGCGTACTAGTGTCCCTTGTTGTTCACGGTCGCTGCTGTCGAAGAGCCTGTCTTTGAGacgtacacacacgcacattAGTTCCAAGACAATAAGACTAATGGAAGGATCTCGATCGCTGTCTGACTATTACGACCAGACATCCTGGGACAGCTGAAGAACAAGGGGCTCGTCTGACCTCGAGCTTGCAGAAAAGGCTGGAATATTCTCAAGACAAATGGAGAGACACTTCCAAGTAACCAGCACACGGTGTGCAAAAGCAGGCGCCTGGGCGGCTCGGGCAGGGAAGctgccgactcttgatttcggctcaggccacgatctcggggtcgtgggatcgagccccgtgtcgggcgccgcgctgagcgtggagcctgctgaagattctctcctctgcctccgcCTCTGCCCACTCCCACTCCCCCAGCTCTCTCGTGCACATGCAcgcttcaaattaaaaaaaaaaaaaacatcttaaaatgtgCAAAAGCACGAAGGCACGAAATGAGCGTGTATGGAGCCGCACAGGTGCTCGGGGGAGCTGAACCTGGGAGCTGCAGCGTGAGAGCTGGAGCTGGGAAGACGGAGCTTGTCGAGAGCAGCTGCCCTGCTATGCTGAGGCGTTTGCACTGATTGGAGATGGGGGCGGGTGGTGTCACGGTCAGACTCCTGGAAAGGCCCCCGGGTGGCGGGGAGCACGCGGTGGGAGGAGACGCGGCAGGAGACTGGTTCACAGACCTTGTGATAGTCCGGGCGGGAGATGCTAGGTCTACACCAACACAAGGGACACGGAGCAGAGAAAGGGGGGGCACAGCAGGCATTTCATGTCCTGCCCCAGCAGCATTTGGCGACTAGATGGATGCTGGGGAAAGGGGGACGGGGGATCGTCAAAGATAACCCCGTATTGGGGCTGTCCAGACACACAGAGCCAATGgggcgtgcgtgtgtgtgtgtgtgtgcgcgcgcgtgtgcatGCGTGTTGTCTAAAGCTGGGGAGGATGGATTCCAACAATCAGCTCCTGCTGTTGTGCACACAGGCAAGCCCAAGGCCTCCTGGGTTGGCTCAGGGGCTGGAAATCCAGGCAGGAGCTGACGTTGAAGTTTTGAGTCTGGAGACACAATTCCTGCCCCCGCTCAAGGGGCTTCAGGCTTTTCTGTTAAAGCCTTCAACTGagtggatgaggcccacccatacTATGGTGGCTAATGTGCTTTTCTCAGTCtcctgatttaaatgttaatcacatctaaaaaataacTTCACGGCAATATCTAGATGGGTATTTgacccacctgccccccccaaaaaaccccgaAAATGGGCACCTTAACCTAGCCGGAGTGACACATAAAATTCAGTGTCATCACAACCCATTGTGTCATTGCTAAAATATGAAACAGGAGAAGAGCTGGGGACAAATTTAGAGGAAAAGACCCCATCAATTTAGAAGGTGTTGAATTTCAGTTGGTCACATCGAGTGGTCAACTGGAAGACGGGagaccaattttttttattttttttaaagattttctttttaggtaATCTCTCTTCCCAACGTGAGGTGTGGACTTAAAGTCCtcagatcaggagtcacatgctcggTGGGCTGGGCCAGCCCGGCACCCCGTGGAGATGGAGCCCTCCAACGGGCCACACGTGGGGACTCGTGTGGACGCCGTGGGACCAGACAAAGCCGTTCCAGGGGACGCAGCCGCTGTGGGCTGGGTGCCTCTGCGGGCCGGGGTGCCAGGGTGCCGGGGCGCAGCGTGCTCGGGGTGACCATGCCGTCGTCACACAGCTCCCCGTTTACAGGGCTCGGCAGACCGCGAGCGATGGGCATCCACACGCAGCTTCGGGCCGGCCGCCTACCACGTCCCGCTGTGCAGGACGTACGGTCCCAGGCTCGGCAGCCCGGCGCCTCACGGGCCGATGGGGAGAGAGGCCGGGATGGCCCGTGTCAGGGCCCCGGGTGCCGCCGGGCTCGCTCGGCACCGGCCACCGGTCGGGCGGTCACTGTCCAGGCCGCGGGCTGCGCACCAGCTCCCTGGGTGGCCCGCGGCCCGCCGGCAGGTGCACACGCGGACTGCGGGCCTCTGCTGAGCCGTTTCCCCGGCCCTGGGGGCCTGCACCCACGCCCGGCGGGGACCTACCGGGGCGGGCAGAGGAGCCGAACCCACACGGAGGGCCGGGCTCGGAGGCCGGGGGACGCGTGGCCCACGcagagcaggtgcagggaggCCGCCGGCCGGtgaggccccggagcccagggcacaCACGGCGGCAGCACCAGCGGGGTCCCCGAGCCGAGGCAGCCGGCGGTGCCCACGTTCAGGGCCGGAGCGGGCAGGCCGGGGACTGGCGGCAGAGCCGCCGCTGCAGGCCTCGCTGTGGACCCCGGGGAGGTCCACACCAGGGCTCAGCTAAAAGACGCTTCTGGGCGCCGATGCCGACGCAGACGGGGCGGGAGCAGGCCGACGAGGGATGGCGGCCTCGCCCCTGCGCCGTGTGCcgaccccgccccccccgcgccgtGTGCCCcgtgtccccccccaccccgcccctgccccgtgtcccccgcccccgcccccgcgccgtgTCCCCCGAGCCCCAGCGCCTACGCGGAcggcccaggccccggggccccgccgctCACCGCGCCCCCAGCCAGGCCCCAAGCGGCGCGACACCGTCCCGGTCCCTTTGCGAACCCCGCGGAGCCGGACAGTTCAGTGAATACGTCCACGCGGGCCGCTCGGGGTCGGTGAGGTCGCTGCGGCCGCCTCGCCCGGATGCAGACGCCTGCTCGGTTCCCTCAGCGGCATTAAACGCACCCACGGGCCCGCGGGCCCTCGGACGGACCCACGGACTCCCGGACGGACTCACAGACTCTTGAACGGACCCACGGACCCTCGGACCCTCGGACGGACCCACGGACTCCCGGACGGACTCAGACTCTTGAACGGACCCACGGACCCTCGGACGGACCCACGGACTCCCGGACGGACTCACAGACTCTTGAACGGACCCACGGACTCTTGGACGGACCCACGGACTCCCGGACGGACTCACAGACTCTTGAACGGACCCTCGGACGGACCCACGGACTCCCGGACGGACTCACAGACTCTTGAACGGACCCACGGACTCTTGGACGGACCCACGGACTCCCGGACGGACTCACAGACTCTTGAACGGACCCTCGGA
The genomic region above belongs to Vulpes lagopus strain Blue_001 chromosome 3, ASM1834538v1, whole genome shotgun sequence and contains:
- the LOC121487596 gene encoding proline-rich protein 2-like; amino-acid sequence: MLGGLGQPGTPWRWSPPTGHTWGLVWTPWDQTKPFQGTQPLWAGCLCGPGCQGAGAQRARGDHAVVTQLPVYRARQTASDGHPHAASGRPPTTSRCAGRTVPGSAARRLTGRWGERPGWPVSGPRVPPGSLGTGHRSGGHCPGRGLRTSSLGGPRPAGRCTRGLRASAEPFPRPWGPAPTPGGDLPGRAEEPNPHGGPGSEAGGRVAHAEQVQGGRRPVRPRSPGHTRRQHQRGPRAEAAGGAHVQGRSGQAGDWRQSRRCRPRCGPRGGPHQGSAKRRFWAPMPTQTGREQADEGWRPRPCAVCRPRPPRAVCPVSPPTPPLPRVPRPRPRAVSPEPQRLRGRPRPRGPAAHRAPSQAPSGATPSRSLCEPRGAGQFSEYVHAGRSGSVRSLRPPRPDADACSVPSAALNAPTGPRALGRTHGLPDGLTDS